One region of Hoeflea sp. 108 genomic DNA includes:
- a CDS encoding multidrug effflux MFS transporter — translation MTPQFLRVAVVLGLLSAIGPFAIDMYLPALPTIGADLNAGTAAVQMSLLVFFLSMGLAQIVVGPISDMIGRKAPLYIGLVLFAIGAVGAAVAPNIEWLIAFRFLQGLGASAGMVVPRAIVRDLHTGTEAARLMSLLMLVFSVSPILAPLTGSLIIESLGWRAVFWTVTGAAVLAVVLLATSLKETRPADHRAESSIRSALVGYRFLLGDRNFLGLTAIGGFGIASFFVYLANSSFILIDHYGLSPSIYSVFFSINAVAFIGMSQLTGWLTERFGLKRVVRVAVVGYATMMVVLLAVFASGVDRLDVLAALLFVGYGFLGLVIPTTSVLAMEEHGEIAGTASALMGTLHFAIGAAAMAVAGLFFDGTPLPMVAGITISAVIAFALAQVTLGRGRNVAEMPAE, via the coding sequence ATGACACCCCAATTCCTCCGCGTAGCGGTCGTGCTCGGCCTTTTGTCGGCCATCGGCCCATTCGCCATCGACATGTATCTCCCAGCGCTGCCGACCATCGGCGCCGACCTCAACGCAGGCACCGCGGCCGTTCAGATGAGCCTCCTGGTGTTCTTCCTGTCCATGGGGTTGGCGCAGATCGTCGTCGGCCCGATCTCCGACATGATCGGCCGCAAGGCGCCGCTCTATATAGGTCTCGTGCTGTTCGCCATCGGCGCCGTCGGCGCGGCGGTGGCCCCCAACATCGAGTGGCTGATCGCCTTCCGTTTCCTGCAGGGCCTCGGTGCCTCGGCCGGCATGGTGGTGCCGCGCGCAATCGTGCGTGACCTGCACACCGGAACCGAGGCAGCGCGCCTGATGTCGCTGCTCATGCTCGTCTTCAGCGTGTCGCCTATTCTTGCGCCGCTGACCGGCAGCCTGATCATCGAAAGTCTCGGCTGGCGTGCCGTGTTCTGGACGGTGACGGGTGCTGCGGTGCTGGCGGTCGTCCTTCTGGCAACGTCGCTCAAGGAAACGCGTCCGGCCGATCATCGTGCCGAAAGCTCGATCCGCAGCGCGCTCGTCGGCTACCGCTTCCTGCTCGGCGACCGCAATTTCCTCGGGCTGACCGCGATCGGCGGTTTCGGCATCGCCAGCTTCTTCGTCTATCTCGCCAACTCGTCCTTTATCCTGATCGATCACTACGGGCTGTCGCCGTCGATCTACAGCGTGTTCTTCTCGATCAATGCGGTCGCCTTCATCGGCATGTCGCAGCTGACGGGCTGGCTGACCGAGCGGTTCGGGTTGAAGCGCGTGGTGCGGGTGGCTGTCGTCGGCTACGCCACGATGATGGTGGTGCTGCTTGCCGTCTTCGCCTCGGGCGTCGATCGCCTCGACGTTCTCGCCGCGCTTCTATTCGTCGGCTACGGCTTCCTCGGCCTCGTCATTCCGACGACGTCGGTGCTGGCAATGGAAGAGCATGGCGAGATCGCCGGAACGGCCTCGGCCCTGATGGGCACGCTGCATTTCGCCATCGGCGCGGCCGCCATGGCGGTGGCCGGGCTGTTCTTCGACGGCACGCCGCTGCCGATGGTCGCAGGAATCACGATCTCCGCCGTCATCGCGTTTGCGCTCGCCCAGGTGACGCTCGGCCGTGGCCGCAACGTCGCCGAGATGCCGGCCGAATGA
- a CDS encoding TetR/AcrR family transcriptional regulator — protein MTQATAPDISILRSHSAKRLSILDAAARVFCREGFAGANIDLIAAEAGVSRQTVYNHHGDKENLLVAVVREITERINVGVFDTLATFPDKPVDLEAELVAFAVRLNQNCLCNRDGKFLRKLLQTEGERYPELFAGWRDQGPAKTWAALAARFARLTLAGWLDLDDPDVAARQFLALVNADLQMALIFGDTVSEEQLEAAATNAVRCFLRAYGKRRPIAT, from the coding sequence ATGACACAAGCGACTGCTCCTGACATTTCCATCCTGCGCAGCCATTCTGCCAAGCGGCTCTCGATCCTCGACGCCGCGGCCCGCGTCTTTTGTCGGGAAGGCTTTGCCGGCGCCAATATCGACCTGATCGCAGCCGAAGCCGGCGTGTCCCGGCAGACCGTCTACAATCACCACGGCGACAAGGAGAACCTGCTGGTTGCGGTGGTTCGCGAGATCACCGAGCGCATCAATGTCGGCGTCTTCGACACGCTTGCCACCTTCCCCGACAAGCCTGTCGACCTCGAAGCCGAGCTCGTCGCCTTTGCGGTCAGGCTCAACCAGAACTGCCTGTGCAACCGCGACGGCAAGTTCCTGCGCAAGCTGTTGCAGACCGAGGGCGAGCGTTATCCCGAACTGTTCGCCGGCTGGCGTGACCAGGGTCCGGCCAAGACCTGGGCAGCACTGGCCGCCCGTTTCGCACGCCTGACGCTTGCCGGCTGGCTCGATCTCGACGATCCCGACGTCGCCGCGCGCCAGTTCCTGGCACTCGTCAATGCCGATCTGCAGATGGCATTGATCTTCGGCGACACCGTCTCCGAGGAGCAGCTCGAGGCAGCCGCGACCAATGCCGTGCGCTGCTTCCTGCGCGCCTATGGCAAGCGTCGCCCGATCGCGACATGA